The Methanocella arvoryzae MRE50 genome includes a region encoding these proteins:
- a CDS encoding MBL fold metallo-hydrolase, with translation MSGVTFLGTAGGRMVVTSQLRKSGGFWLSLAGKNILVDPGPGSLMRSVELGLKPANLDCIVLSHKHIDHSNDVNIMIEAMSGGSFRPRGILLAPSDALEGDDPVVLRYVRTYIRNNIKVLEPGFKYSLDGVGIEVAVRMMHANVESYGLKFTFDGKTLGYITDTKYFNGLPEAFKGCDYLIVNMVRMTHDARFEHLLPEDVIRILKVAKPRQVILNHFGMQVVKARPDAVARRIEKESRVRTIAGADGMQFSFDTGKAVTEPTISSFG, from the coding sequence ATGTCGGGCGTCACTTTTCTCGGGACTGCAGGGGGGAGGATGGTGGTCACCAGCCAGCTGCGGAAGAGCGGCGGGTTCTGGCTGAGCCTCGCGGGCAAGAACATCCTCGTCGATCCCGGGCCGGGCAGCCTCATGAGAAGCGTGGAGCTGGGGCTGAAGCCGGCCAATCTCGACTGCATCGTTTTATCCCACAAGCACATCGACCACAGCAACGACGTCAACATCATGATCGAGGCCATGTCCGGCGGCAGCTTCCGGCCGAGGGGCATACTGCTCGCGCCTTCCGACGCACTGGAAGGCGACGACCCGGTAGTCCTGAGGTACGTGCGCACCTACATCCGGAACAACATCAAAGTCCTCGAGCCCGGCTTCAAGTACTCACTCGACGGCGTAGGAATCGAAGTGGCCGTCCGGATGATGCATGCGAATGTCGAGTCGTACGGCCTCAAGTTCACCTTCGACGGCAAGACCCTCGGCTACATCACCGACACAAAATACTTCAACGGCCTGCCTGAAGCCTTCAAAGGCTGCGACTACCTCATCGTCAACATGGTCCGCATGACCCACGACGCCCGGTTCGAGCACCTGCTGCCCGAAGACGTGATCAGAATCCTGAAAGTAGCGAAGCCCAGGCAGGTAATACTCAACCACTTCGGCATGCAGGTGGTCAAAGCAAGGCCAGACGCCGTAGCCCGGCGCATCGAAAAGGAGTCCAGAGTCCGCACCATCGCCGGCGCCGATGGCATGCAGTTCAGCTTCGACACCGGGAAAGCCGTCACCGAGCCCACCATAAGCAGCTTTGGCTAA
- a CDS encoding pyridoxamine 5'-phosphate oxidase family protein → MVKLTDQIKESLTGTKTLFLATASRDGTPNVVPIGAFKLLDDETLLISDQYFLKTLANMKENPKVALSYWGEKGGYQIKGPVTLHTDDDVFKQNVAWMKEVRPNLTPKSAVVMKITDVYIVKGGPDAGKKIL, encoded by the coding sequence ATGGTAAAGCTAACCGATCAGATCAAGGAATCGCTCACCGGCACGAAAACTTTGTTCCTGGCCACCGCCTCGAGGGACGGCACCCCCAACGTGGTGCCCATCGGCGCCTTCAAGCTGCTCGACGACGAGACGCTCCTCATCTCCGACCAGTATTTCCTGAAGACGCTGGCAAACATGAAGGAGAACCCGAAAGTAGCCCTGTCCTACTGGGGAGAAAAAGGCGGCTACCAGATCAAAGGCCCCGTCACCCTCCACACCGACGACGACGTCTTCAAGCAGAACGTGGCCTGGATGAAGGAAGTAAGGCCCAACCTCACCCCCAAATCCGCCGTAGTGATGAAGATTACGGATGTTTACATCGTCAAGGGCGGCCCGGATGCGGGCAAGAAGATACTGTAA
- a CDS encoding response regulator, translating to MAIDSKRILVTDDERNIVDIIAGMLARSGYTTLKAYSGEECLSIARAERPDLIFLDIMMERMDGWEVARIIKNDPAIKDIPIIMVTAKPLTFEDVRDRSVLIENYIMKPVSAATLKQALEEVFTARTRIERTLEMARKSGVAAEIINAYRDRYEKLHTQAQRNKKLLTLMSQLYPEDKLKASPASRNMLMSLKKGLESQEEELRRLEKILTTPAQ from the coding sequence ATGGCAATAGATAGCAAGCGCATACTGGTCACCGACGACGAACGTAATATCGTGGACATCATCGCCGGAATGCTCGCCCGCTCGGGCTACACTACTCTCAAAGCGTACAGTGGCGAGGAGTGCCTGAGCATCGCCCGGGCCGAGCGCCCCGACCTCATCTTTCTCGACATCATGATGGAGCGCATGGATGGCTGGGAAGTCGCCCGCATCATCAAGAACGACCCGGCCATTAAGGACATTCCCATCATCATGGTCACCGCCAAACCCCTGACCTTCGAAGACGTCAGGGATCGATCCGTCCTCATCGAGAACTACATCATGAAGCCGGTCAGCGCCGCCACCCTCAAGCAGGCCCTCGAAGAAGTCTTCACCGCCCGCACCAGGATCGAGCGCACCCTGGAGATGGCCCGCAAATCCGGCGTGGCAGCCGAGATCATCAACGCCTACCGGGACCGGTATGAAAAATTACACACCCAGGCCCAGCGCAACAAAAAACTTTTGACACTGATGTCCCAGCTTTACCCGGAGGACAAGCTCAAGGCCAGCCCCGCTTCCCGCAACATGCTCATGAGCCTCAAAAAAGGGCTGGAGAGCCAGGAAGAAGAGCTGCGAAGGCTGGAAAAAATACTTACGACGCCTGCGCAGTGA
- a CDS encoding 4Fe-4S dicluster domain-containing protein, translating to MLKILENIVKNAFSPVYTSNYPYTPYQHFPGTRADVTFDGTKCILCGLCQRSCPPECIIIHKEKEEIEYLNTQCIRCGYCVRVCPTNAIVQNEVYTKPSRERLTIYTKVTNENAPVIKKRKAAEAAARAAPAAKAQEPASLPGKEDKTGK from the coding sequence ATGCTCAAGATTCTCGAGAACATCGTCAAAAACGCGTTCAGCCCGGTGTACACGTCCAACTATCCGTACACCCCGTACCAGCATTTCCCCGGGACGAGGGCGGACGTCACCTTCGACGGCACCAAGTGCATCCTCTGCGGCCTGTGCCAGCGGTCGTGCCCTCCCGAGTGCATCATCATCCACAAGGAGAAGGAGGAGATCGAGTACCTCAACACCCAGTGCATCCGCTGCGGGTACTGCGTGAGAGTCTGCCCGACCAACGCCATCGTCCAGAACGAGGTCTACACCAAGCCCTCCAGAGAACGGCTGACCATCTACACTAAGGTCACCAACGAGAACGCCCCGGTGATCAAAAAGCGCAAAGCCGCCGAAGCCGCCGCCAGAGCAGCCCCGGCCGCCAAAGCCCAGGAGCCGGCGTCCCTGCCGGGGAAAGAAGATAAGACGGGTAAGTAA
- a CDS encoding hydrogenase large subunit encodes MRSTVQFGPQHPVWIEPIRLKLALDGELVKDVELEAGYVHRGLEKKFEWDYNKAAYLAERVCGICTQHHSTCFCLAVESTMKLEIPRRAAVIRNIMLELERLHSHLLAIGLTLEAIGFENLFMLCFRNREIVLDVFERTTGNRVLHGINLVGGVTRNIGPEMAQEIMDFCDTIEKRCRDLEDMIVHSRTIKDRMKGVGILSKQTALDYSVVGPIARGSGIPYDVRIDAPYLLYGELKMKHVVEEGCDVWARSIVRVRELFQSIDLIRQLVPMLEGLPDDILAKSKTMPDGDGFARVEPPRGELFYFVRGKKSKELDRVKVRTSTYANGPALIPVIKGCQLADVGPITISYDPCIGCFDR; translated from the coding sequence ATGAGATCTACAGTACAGTTTGGTCCCCAGCACCCGGTATGGATCGAGCCTATCAGGCTGAAGCTCGCCCTCGACGGAGAGCTGGTCAAAGACGTCGAGCTGGAAGCCGGATACGTGCACCGGGGGCTGGAAAAGAAGTTCGAGTGGGACTACAATAAGGCAGCATACCTCGCGGAGAGAGTCTGCGGCATCTGCACCCAGCACCACTCCACCTGCTTCTGTCTCGCAGTCGAGAGCACCATGAAGCTGGAAATCCCCCGCCGCGCAGCCGTCATCAGGAATATCATGCTGGAGCTGGAAAGGCTTCACAGCCACCTGCTGGCCATAGGGCTCACGCTCGAGGCGATCGGCTTCGAGAACCTGTTCATGCTGTGCTTCCGCAACAGAGAGATTGTCCTCGACGTGTTCGAGCGCACCACCGGCAACCGCGTCCTCCACGGCATCAACCTCGTGGGCGGCGTCACACGGAACATCGGCCCGGAGATGGCGCAGGAGATCATGGATTTCTGCGACACCATAGAGAAGCGCTGCCGCGATCTGGAAGACATGATCGTCCACAGCCGCACGATCAAGGACCGCATGAAGGGAGTCGGCATTCTCTCGAAACAGACTGCTCTCGACTACTCTGTAGTAGGTCCGATCGCCAGAGGCAGCGGCATACCGTACGACGTACGGATCGACGCGCCCTACCTGCTGTACGGAGAGCTCAAGATGAAGCACGTCGTGGAAGAGGGCTGCGACGTCTGGGCCCGCTCTATCGTAAGAGTAAGAGAGTTATTCCAGTCCATCGACCTGATCAGGCAGCTGGTACCCATGCTCGAGGGGCTGCCCGACGATATCCTGGCCAAGTCCAAGACAATGCCCGATGGCGACGGCTTCGCACGGGTAGAACCACCCCGGGGCGAGCTGTTCTACTTCGTCAGGGGAAAGAAATCCAAGGAGCTGGACCGGGTCAAGGTCAGGACCTCCACGTACGCCAACGGACCGGCACTCATCCCTGTGATCAAGGGCTGCCAGCTCGCGGACGTAGGGCCGATTACGATCAGCTACGACCCATGCATAGGGTGCTTTGACAGGTAG
- a CDS encoding NADH-quinone oxidoreductase subunit C, producing MEVTIVTQQELQAVAKRMKESGARLITIVGTDAGANIEVTYFFHTGTGKTEQYRVVVPKTGGNEEIEGISHIWPAAYVAENEVSEMFGVKVKGVPGRFFLHESITAPLRRKTP from the coding sequence ATGGAAGTAACTATTGTCACGCAACAGGAGCTACAGGCAGTCGCAAAGCGGATGAAGGAGTCGGGAGCCCGGCTCATCACCATCGTCGGCACCGACGCCGGCGCAAACATAGAGGTCACCTACTTCTTCCACACCGGCACCGGTAAGACCGAGCAGTACCGGGTCGTGGTCCCTAAGACTGGCGGCAATGAGGAGATCGAGGGGATCTCCCACATCTGGCCCGCCGCCTACGTGGCCGAGAACGAGGTCTCGGAGATGTTCGGCGTAAAGGTGAAAGGCGTGCCCGGCAGGTTCTTCCTGCACGAGAGCATCACCGCGCCGCTAAGGAGGAAAACGCCATGA
- a CDS encoding NADH-quinone oxidoreductase subunit B family protein translates to MSFVELSRKKSPWVIHVNTGGCNGCDLEILSCLTPRYDISRFGVYSTGNPKHADVMLVVGPVTLKYKEIITNLYNQMPDPKVVMAVGSCASTGAIYQGCYGTCGSLDKVIPVDVYVPGCNCRPEGIIDGLVLALDILNEKERKILEEKKKAKAQGMA, encoded by the coding sequence ATGAGTTTTGTTGAACTGTCCCGGAAAAAATCGCCATGGGTCATTCACGTCAACACCGGCGGCTGCAACGGCTGCGACCTGGAGATCCTGTCGTGCCTGACGCCGAGGTACGACATCAGCCGGTTCGGCGTGTACAGCACGGGCAACCCCAAGCACGCCGATGTGATGCTGGTCGTCGGCCCGGTGACGCTGAAGTACAAGGAGATCATCACCAATCTCTACAACCAGATGCCGGACCCTAAAGTAGTCATGGCAGTGGGCTCGTGCGCGAGCACGGGCGCCATCTACCAGGGCTGTTACGGCACCTGCGGCTCGCTTGACAAGGTCATCCCTGTCGACGTGTACGTGCCCGGCTGCAACTGCCGGCCCGAAGGTATCATCGACGGCCTGGTGCTGGCCCTTGATATCCTGAACGAGAAGGAGAGAAAGATTCTGGAAGAGAAAAAGAAGGCTAAAGCCCAGGGGATGGCATAG
- a CDS encoding respiratory chain complex I subunit 1 family protein, with protein MNTFLDSILTNSYVTTYGLPVLLLILSPIIGGLLMGIDRKLTARLQNRRGPPIVQPFYDVFKLFGKEDNVMNKAYLVFGLAYQTTVVLSLALLLFEYDLLVIAFVFGLSFIFLVLAGYSVRSQFSYIGSNRELLQMMTYEPILLLVVFLIRLVTGSFEVEAIYKVEPLLYTLPLALLAIFLILPIKFRKSPYDISSAHQEIAQGPMTEFAGKYLGLIESAHFFEMFFMLWFIGLFFVHDLVIGAITIPGWIMRLGLMFFAYIFSIVVDNATARLRVDQMLKQVYIIGLILIVLNLVYILITGRWIA; from the coding sequence ATGAACACGTTCCTCGATTCAATACTGACCAACAGCTATGTCACCACCTATGGTCTGCCAGTGCTGCTGCTGATCCTGTCACCGATCATCGGCGGCCTGCTCATGGGCATCGACCGCAAGCTTACCGCCCGGCTGCAAAATCGCAGAGGGCCGCCTATAGTCCAGCCCTTCTACGACGTCTTCAAGCTGTTCGGCAAGGAGGACAACGTGATGAACAAGGCGTACCTCGTGTTCGGCCTCGCCTATCAGACCACTGTGGTGCTGAGCCTGGCGCTGCTGCTGTTCGAGTACGACCTGTTAGTCATCGCGTTCGTGTTCGGCCTGTCCTTCATCTTTCTGGTGCTGGCAGGCTACAGCGTCCGCTCCCAGTTCAGCTACATAGGCTCGAACAGGGAACTGCTCCAGATGATGACCTACGAGCCCATCCTGCTGCTCGTTGTCTTCCTTATAAGGCTGGTCACCGGAAGCTTCGAGGTAGAGGCTATCTACAAGGTGGAGCCGCTGCTCTACACGCTGCCGCTGGCGCTGCTCGCCATCTTCCTCATTCTGCCGATCAAGTTCCGCAAGTCGCCGTACGACATCTCGTCCGCACACCAGGAGATCGCCCAGGGCCCCATGACGGAGTTCGCAGGGAAGTACCTCGGCCTCATCGAGTCGGCGCACTTCTTCGAGATGTTCTTCATGCTCTGGTTCATCGGCCTGTTCTTCGTGCATGACCTGGTCATCGGAGCTATCACCATCCCAGGCTGGATCATGAGGCTGGGCCTGATGTTCTTCGCCTACATATTCTCGATCGTGGTCGACAACGCCACCGCGAGGCTGCGGGTTGATCAGATGCTGAAACAAGTATACATTATAGGATTGATCCTGATCGTCCTGAACCTGGTATACATACTCATTACCGGGAGGTGGATCGCATGA
- a CDS encoding NADH-quinone oxidoreductase subunit 5 family protein, with amino-acid sequence MDGLLLLSLTVLVPAVLGIITYLLPGYGLKKYAVILCAVVLSAASLLVLYSGPQSVSVESINTAIPISTIIVILDFLLLLTFLYFGIKDKEYKVMALAVLQAIPLVYLEFFMPASHSAAASTFVIDDLSIVMCLIVSIIGALILIYSIGYMKGDKNVSPFFLVMMLFLGDMNALIFANDLTWLLFFWEVTTLCSFLLIRHYRDEASIKASDRALWMNLLGGLGLVTGILLIEMFYGTRFLSELLSAKAMLPGALSFLPAAAIVLPFAFLAFGAFTKSALMPFNSWLTGAMVAPTPVSALLHSSTMVNAGVYLLIRIAPFIIGTTLSSIIAIVGGFSFMMCALLAISQTDSKRILAYSTISYLGLIAMCTGINTALALTAAVALLVFHAVSKGLLFLCVGDITHLIGSRDIEKMEGLITKAPLAAILTVIGLISLMAPPFGIFVGKWLAFQSASTFTEIGLSLLDIFFIIFGSIFSVFYYSRWAGRMMASRGDETPAKPHHDWYMEVPLIILTIGIFVSVGLTTVFFSQLIDLPDVYGQEPSQLVTGWVALQNALGGFSPLLFLIIFLLIILVPMIFIRIRKDSVTPAYSCGTGTEPEIGGGYFESLIGESRLLKYLVPIGILLLIALFAAVLI; translated from the coding sequence ATGGACGGATTATTGCTTTTGTCGCTTACCGTACTGGTGCCTGCCGTTTTAGGCATCATCACCTACCTGCTGCCGGGCTATGGCCTCAAAAAGTACGCGGTCATCCTGTGCGCGGTGGTGCTGTCCGCAGCCTCGCTGCTCGTACTGTACAGCGGTCCGCAGAGCGTCTCCGTTGAGTCGATTAACACGGCTATACCTATCTCAACCATCATCGTTATCTTAGATTTCCTGCTGCTCCTGACGTTCCTGTACTTCGGTATCAAGGATAAGGAGTATAAGGTGATGGCGCTGGCTGTCCTGCAGGCTATACCTCTGGTGTACCTGGAGTTCTTCATGCCGGCCTCGCATTCGGCCGCAGCCTCGACCTTCGTGATTGACGACCTGTCGATCGTCATGTGCCTTATCGTCTCGATCATCGGAGCGCTGATCCTTATCTACTCGATCGGCTACATGAAAGGCGATAAAAACGTGTCTCCGTTCTTCCTCGTGATGATGCTGTTCCTCGGGGACATGAACGCCCTCATCTTCGCCAACGATCTGACGTGGCTGCTCTTCTTCTGGGAGGTCACCACACTGTGCTCCTTCCTGCTGATCCGGCACTACCGGGACGAGGCTTCGATCAAGGCTTCGGACCGGGCCCTGTGGATGAACCTGCTGGGCGGGTTAGGCCTGGTCACCGGCATTCTCCTGATAGAGATGTTCTACGGTACCCGCTTCCTGTCCGAGCTACTGAGCGCAAAAGCGATGCTCCCCGGAGCGCTGTCGTTCCTGCCGGCAGCGGCAATCGTGCTGCCTTTCGCCTTCCTCGCGTTCGGGGCCTTCACCAAATCTGCCCTCATGCCGTTCAACTCGTGGCTCACCGGCGCCATGGTAGCACCGACACCTGTATCAGCCTTGCTGCACTCCTCGACGATGGTCAACGCAGGAGTATACCTGCTCATCCGGATAGCGCCGTTCATCATCGGCACCACCCTGTCCTCCATTATCGCCATCGTGGGCGGCTTCTCCTTCATGATGTGCGCGCTGCTGGCGATCTCACAGACCGACTCCAAGAGGATTCTGGCCTATTCGACCATCAGCTATCTCGGCCTGATCGCGATGTGTACGGGCATCAATACGGCGCTGGCGCTCACCGCAGCCGTCGCCCTGCTGGTATTCCACGCGGTCTCCAAAGGCCTGCTGTTCCTCTGTGTCGGAGACATTACCCACCTGATCGGCTCGAGGGACATCGAGAAGATGGAGGGGCTCATCACTAAGGCCCCGCTGGCAGCCATCCTGACTGTGATCGGCCTCATCTCCCTGATGGCTCCTCCGTTCGGCATCTTCGTGGGCAAGTGGCTGGCCTTCCAGTCGGCCTCGACCTTCACCGAGATCGGCCTGTCGCTGCTGGACATCTTCTTCATCATCTTCGGCAGCATCTTCTCAGTATTCTACTACTCGAGGTGGGCGGGCCGGATGATGGCTTCCCGGGGCGACGAAACGCCCGCAAAGCCGCACCACGACTGGTACATGGAAGTGCCCCTGATCATCCTCACCATCGGCATCTTCGTGTCTGTCGGCCTGACCACGGTCTTCTTCAGCCAGCTGATCGATCTTCCAGACGTTTATGGCCAGGAACCCTCGCAGCTGGTCACCGGCTGGGTGGCCCTGCAGAACGCGCTCGGAGGCTTCTCGCCGCTGCTGTTCCTGATCATCTTCCTGCTGATCATACTGGTGCCGATGATCTTCATCCGCATCAGGAAAGACTCGGTCACCCCTGCCTACTCGTGCGGTACCGGCACGGAGCCAGAGATCGGAGGAGGCTACTTTGAGAGTCTGATCGGTGAAAGCAGGTTGCTAAAATATTTAGTCCCGATCGGCATTCTGTTGTTAATCGCCCTCTTCGCGGCGGTGTTAATATGA
- a CDS encoding HAD family hydrolase: MNSIRLVLSDYDRTFTDSSLRVEPGLVDAIIRLKRKGTLFSIVSGRKYSFMYDLYQSMGGVVDSFIAENGCVGYANGRKHYIARSEGREEMLVGLRSLDVPYDAGDVVVSVSVDYEREVDQVIKGYQNMHVVRNVDSLMILPHSVSKATGIQWLMGVYNLTPVQMACIGDAENDLEMRSLCSLMGAVCNALPAVKKESDYVCRQSFGFGLKEFLEYIETRAIKTIE; encoded by the coding sequence ATGAACTCAATACGCCTCGTGCTCAGCGACTATGACCGGACATTTACGGACTCCAGCCTCCGTGTCGAGCCCGGGCTGGTGGACGCGATCATCAGGCTGAAGCGCAAGGGAACGCTGTTTTCCATCGTTTCGGGGCGAAAGTACTCGTTCATGTACGACCTTTACCAGAGCATGGGCGGCGTGGTCGACTCCTTCATCGCCGAGAACGGCTGCGTGGGCTACGCGAACGGCCGGAAGCACTACATTGCACGGTCCGAGGGCAGGGAAGAGATGCTTGTCGGGCTCCGATCGCTCGATGTTCCGTACGACGCCGGGGACGTAGTCGTTTCCGTGAGTGTTGATTATGAGCGAGAGGTCGATCAAGTAATAAAGGGCTACCAGAACATGCACGTGGTCAGGAACGTGGATTCGCTGATGATTCTGCCGCACAGCGTCTCTAAGGCTACGGGCATACAGTGGCTGATGGGCGTGTACAACCTCACCCCGGTCCAGATGGCCTGCATTGGCGACGCCGAGAACGACCTGGAGATGCGCAGCCTCTGCTCCCTGATGGGAGCGGTCTGCAACGCGCTCCCCGCGGTGAAAAAAGAGTCGGACTACGTGTGCCGGCAAAGCTTCGGCTTCGGCCTGAAGGAATTTTTGGAATACATAGAGACGCGGGCCATAAAAACTATTGAATAA
- a CDS encoding glycoside hydrolase family 15 protein has product MYGIIGNGETCAFISIFSSLDWLCVPRFDSPTFFARALDSTNGGSVTLSWEMGGSTLPFEGGEQRYVEDTCVLETTTYVGDDTIRATDFMPWGKRRLWRILGISGPDRLKLHINIDPRPDYNRAIPEMATGENDITLSVPGQAIRISTTEKPSIRKSRLTFDVEPPLTIPLLLTYGETPEECHKEAKRADFLKDHQADLRFWRCYASKAHPVFELSPRLHYYYMRSLLVLKQLIYDPTGAILAAPTTSFPEVVGKDSNWDYRFCWVRDGAYSAEALVLAGMKAESRKLLDFLLRIASKEGKPYPYPLVSIDGDLNGTEEVLLDSLVGFGNSRPVRIGNKAVDQKQNDLEGEVIHALSLYDRYSGDTEYVPEHFGEIERIVDYVASHWTEKDAGIWEFRREDMDYVHSKTMCWAALEHGARLALRVDREDLARRWRHESNAIREDVIANGWSEKRKCFKRAYQDEAYDASILAIPLMNMLPVTDPLVRTSVKSITDHLGTGGLLKRFEEEPGAFMLSSLWLAQVMMKKGKVVNSLDIINRAARYASSDLGLFAEEYDMYYQRLVGNIPQSFSHEEFVKSIHYLLGKE; this is encoded by the coding sequence ATGTACGGTATCATCGGCAATGGCGAGACCTGCGCCTTCATCAGCATTTTCAGCTCGCTGGACTGGCTTTGTGTGCCCCGGTTCGACTCGCCCACCTTCTTCGCCCGGGCGCTGGACAGCACGAACGGTGGCTCGGTCACCCTGTCCTGGGAGATGGGCGGATCCACACTGCCATTCGAAGGGGGAGAGCAGCGGTACGTCGAGGACACCTGTGTCCTGGAGACGACGACCTACGTAGGGGACGACACAATCAGGGCCACCGATTTCATGCCGTGGGGCAAACGCCGGCTGTGGAGGATACTGGGCATCTCCGGCCCGGACAGGCTCAAGCTCCACATAAACATCGACCCGAGGCCCGACTACAACCGCGCCATCCCGGAAATGGCGACAGGCGAAAATGACATCACTCTGTCTGTACCTGGCCAGGCGATCAGGATCTCGACCACCGAAAAGCCGTCCATCAGGAAAAGCCGGCTCACCTTCGACGTCGAGCCGCCGCTCACGATACCGTTGCTTCTCACGTACGGCGAAACCCCGGAAGAGTGCCACAAGGAGGCGAAGCGGGCCGACTTCCTCAAAGACCATCAGGCCGACCTCCGCTTCTGGCGGTGCTACGCCTCCAAAGCGCACCCGGTCTTCGAGCTCAGCCCCAGGTTACACTATTATTACATGCGCTCGCTGCTGGTGCTGAAACAGCTCATCTACGACCCCACAGGCGCCATCCTGGCAGCCCCCACGACCTCGTTCCCCGAGGTCGTCGGGAAGGACTCCAACTGGGACTACCGCTTCTGCTGGGTGAGAGACGGCGCCTACAGTGCCGAAGCGCTGGTACTGGCAGGCATGAAAGCCGAGTCCCGCAAGCTCCTCGACTTTTTACTCCGCATAGCCAGCAAAGAGGGTAAGCCGTACCCGTATCCGCTCGTATCCATCGACGGCGATCTGAACGGCACAGAGGAAGTGCTGCTGGACTCCCTGGTCGGCTTCGGCAACAGCCGCCCGGTCCGGATAGGCAATAAGGCCGTGGATCAGAAGCAGAACGACCTGGAAGGTGAGGTCATCCACGCCCTCTCGCTGTACGACAGGTATTCCGGGGATACGGAATACGTGCCAGAGCACTTCGGCGAGATCGAGCGTATAGTGGACTACGTCGCCAGCCACTGGACCGAGAAGGACGCCGGTATCTGGGAGTTCAGGAGAGAGGACATGGACTACGTCCACAGCAAAACAATGTGCTGGGCGGCGCTGGAACATGGTGCCCGGCTTGCCCTCCGGGTGGACAGGGAAGACCTGGCCAGGCGGTGGAGGCACGAGTCGAACGCGATAAGAGAAGACGTGATCGCCAACGGCTGGTCGGAAAAGAGGAAGTGCTTCAAGCGTGCGTACCAGGACGAGGCCTACGATGCCTCGATACTGGCCATACCACTGATGAACATGCTGCCCGTTACAGATCCGCTGGTGAGGACGAGCGTCAAGAGCATCACCGATCACCTGGGCACCGGAGGCTTACTAAAAAGATTCGAGGAAGAGCCGGGGGCGTTCATGCTATCCTCATTATGGCTCGCGCAGGTCATGATGAAGAAGGGGAAAGTGGTGAACTCGCTGGACATCATTAACAGAGCTGCGCGATATGCATCCAGCGATTTAGGGCTGTTCGCCGAAGAGTATGATATGTATTACCAGCGGCTGGTGGGGAACATCCCGCAGTCGTTCTCGCATGAGGAGTTCGTTAAATCGATACACTATCTGCTGGGGAAAGAATAA